In Mesorhizobium sp. 113-3-3, a genomic segment contains:
- a CDS encoding GNAT family N-acetyltransferase/peptidase C39 family protein — protein MPAEIRTARASDVDDLAAIEKAVFSSDRISRRSFRLFIERETAETLVAEVDGRVAGYAIVLFRKGSGVARLYSIAVGPFFGALGIGRQLLTAAEEAAFEHDRMMLRLEVREDNGRAIRIYEQAGYRKIGREPGYYEDGATALRYEKTLRGDLPVATRVPFYQQTCEFTCGPCCLMMAMANFDRDFVPDPVMEIRLWREATTVFMMSGPGGCEPFGLAVSGYESGLAAEIFVSFYGALFLQSVRSEDKRRVMELAQVDFRRRAEQYGIPVNYRPFTIDDIKTAIAAGKLVLVLISGFLMFGKKVPHWVLAIGDDGDHILIHDPWVEDERQETILDAANIPVPYGIFMNMAQFGRDGLRAAITLGKRDTK, from the coding sequence ATGCCTGCCGAGATCCGTACGGCCCGCGCGTCTGACGTCGATGATCTCGCCGCCATCGAGAAAGCCGTTTTCTCGAGCGATCGCATCTCCCGTCGCTCCTTTCGCCTGTTCATCGAGCGCGAGACCGCCGAGACGCTGGTCGCCGAAGTCGATGGCCGCGTCGCCGGCTACGCGATCGTGCTGTTTCGCAAGGGCAGTGGCGTGGCGCGGCTCTACTCCATAGCCGTCGGTCCTTTTTTCGGCGCGCTCGGCATCGGGCGCCAGCTTTTGACGGCGGCTGAGGAGGCGGCCTTCGAGCACGACCGCATGATGCTGCGTCTGGAAGTGCGCGAGGACAACGGCCGGGCCATCCGCATCTACGAGCAGGCCGGCTACCGCAAGATTGGCCGCGAGCCGGGCTATTACGAGGACGGTGCGACCGCGCTTCGTTATGAGAAAACCCTGCGCGGCGACCTTCCGGTGGCCACAAGAGTGCCGTTCTACCAGCAGACCTGCGAATTCACCTGCGGCCCGTGCTGCCTGATGATGGCCATGGCGAATTTCGACCGGGATTTCGTGCCCGATCCGGTGATGGAAATTCGCCTCTGGCGCGAGGCGACGACCGTCTTCATGATGTCGGGGCCGGGCGGCTGCGAACCATTCGGCCTGGCTGTTTCCGGGTATGAAAGCGGCCTCGCGGCGGAGATCTTCGTTTCCTTCTACGGCGCACTGTTCCTGCAGTCGGTGCGCAGCGAGGACAAGCGCCGGGTGATGGAACTGGCCCAGGTCGACTTTCGCCGCCGCGCGGAACAATATGGCATCCCGGTGAATTATCGCCCGTTCACCATCGACGACATCAAAACCGCCATCGCCGCGGGAAAACTGGTGCTGGTGCTGATCAGCGGCTTCCTGATGTTCGGCAAGAAGGTGCCGCATTGGGTGCTGGCCATCGGCGATGACGGCGATCATATTCTGATCCACGATCCCTGGGTCGAGGACGAGAGGCAGGAAACCATCCTTGATGCCGCCAACATTCCCGTGCCCTACGGCATCTTCATGAACATGGCGCAGTTCGGCCGCGACGGACTGCGTGCCGCCATCACTCTGGGGAAGCGCGACACAAAATGA
- a CDS encoding anti-sigma factor family protein — translation MIRRDFSERDIHMALDGELPADERAAYDAWLDANPEMRARSARFTADREALRSAFAGVPDEPVPARLRKVVLGEAPVKAAAPRSRWWLAAAAAVLLATGGFGGYFAGIDGTAQEDPAEDRLAEQAIAAHVIYAAEKRHAVEVPASDKDHLQTWLSNRVGLKLVAPDLTANGFQLIGGRLLPAGDSKAAMLLYEDDKGERVSLFVTAESTENAKGIYASAQDGPQAVYWLDKGYGCAVVGSLPREQLAAVAKSAYGQLLAGLAS, via the coding sequence ATGATCCGCCGCGATTTTTCAGAACGTGACATCCACATGGCGCTCGACGGCGAACTGCCGGCCGACGAGCGTGCCGCCTATGATGCCTGGCTCGACGCCAACCCCGAGATGAGGGCCAGGAGCGCCCGCTTCACAGCCGACCGGGAGGCATTGCGCTCGGCCTTTGCCGGCGTGCCGGATGAGCCTGTTCCCGCGCGCTTGCGCAAGGTGGTGCTCGGCGAGGCGCCCGTTAAGGCTGCGGCGCCGCGCTCGCGCTGGTGGCTTGCCGCCGCAGCGGCCGTGCTTTTGGCCACGGGCGGTTTTGGCGGTTATTTTGCCGGCATCGACGGCACCGCACAGGAGGATCCGGCGGAGGATCGGCTTGCCGAACAGGCGATTGCCGCCCATGTCATCTACGCCGCCGAGAAGCGGCATGCTGTGGAAGTGCCGGCCAGCGACAAGGATCATTTGCAGACCTGGCTGTCCAATAGAGTCGGGCTGAAGCTGGTGGCGCCGGACCTGACCGCGAACGGCTTCCAACTGATTGGCGGCCGGTTGCTGCCCGCCGGCGACAGCAAGGCCGCGATGCTGCTCTACGAGGACGACAAGGGTGAGCGCGTATCGCTCTTCGTCACCGCGGAATCAACGGAGAACGCCAAGGGCATCTATGCTTCGGCGCAGGACGGTCCGCAGGCGGTCTACTGGCTGGACAAGGGCTATGGCTGCGCCGTCGTCGGCTCGCTGCCGCGCGAGCAATTGGCGGCCGTGGCCAAGAGTGCCTATGGCCAGCTTCTGGCTGGCCTCGCAAGCTGA
- a CDS encoding RNA polymerase sigma factor, which yields MDEKKAAILGEIPRLRRYARSLLRDRDSADDLVQDCLERALMRLDNWQTGESPRRWLFTIMHHLFIDQMRKVNRRGEAAMLPLEAGEAVAQPAEQLEGIASREIIDALHAISPDRRAALVLVAIEGFSYAEAANMLGVPAGTLMSRIARGREELRGLLDDTARRRAIRIVEK from the coding sequence ATGGACGAAAAGAAGGCAGCAATCCTCGGCGAAATACCGCGCCTGCGCCGCTACGCACGCTCGCTGTTGCGCGACCGCGATTCTGCCGACGACCTCGTTCAGGACTGCCTCGAGCGCGCACTGATGCGGCTCGACAACTGGCAGACGGGAGAAAGCCCCAGGAGGTGGCTGTTTACGATCATGCATCATTTGTTCATCGACCAGATGCGCAAGGTGAACCGTCGCGGCGAAGCGGCGATGCTGCCCCTGGAAGCAGGCGAGGCGGTTGCCCAGCCAGCCGAGCAGCTGGAGGGCATCGCCTCGCGTGAGATCATCGACGCGCTGCATGCGATCAGCCCCGATCGCCGCGCGGCCCTTGTCCTGGTCGCCATCGAAGGCTTCTCCTATGCCGAGGCCGCCAACATGCTGGGCGTGCCCGCCGGCACGCTGATGTCGCGCATCGCACGCGGACGTGAGGAACTGCGCGGCTTGCTGGATGACACGGCGCGCCGCCGCGCCATAAGGATCGTCGAGAAATGA
- a CDS encoding DUF2339 domain-containing protein, producing MFESLIGLVAIIALFVIISRQQSRIGLVERELGALRSLVLSGAVPPAAKPAEQMAADGKAEAAPFAAAAADIASPTVSEPVAQAPATETEAPAGEAVSGPWSAVEAPKAAEPAEPVAAPKTPGKPDIETALGTRWAVWVGGIALALGGLFLIRYTIEAGIFGPGVRLTMAAVLGLVLVAGGEFIRRTGFKVPVQGVAGAYIPAILTAAGAFILFGTVYAAHGIYGFIGAALAFTLLGAIGVATIAAALVHGQALAGIGLVGAMVTPVLIASQAPNPWALFGYLAIVLAATGVIARMRDWKALMAAAFFGTGIWTILYMSDAPGANLSAILFIDAVTLAALALVWLGGHRDETARVFDWPSIVPGLFVAFSALGLSVDPAFATAGYALHGAAILAVMVAVALYRPLALPLLYAAGLATVMIYLGIIPPASIASDFSAGALGVDGLPVATSNALTLRIGIALGLVFIGAGLWGARKFAASSRPRSASWAAWGVAVPLVILLALWFTFGNLDRDFVYAAVAALLVMVFAAGGEWIARAEEPPLKGGVAVSFALSGAALAGLLMLHMAFNSGWTTILLGAAVIVPALATRWRSYPVLGWISVGAVIAVLGRVAFDPTIVGAEFLSTTPLFNWLLPGYGVPALAFGFAAWQLARTTNGRPRLVMEAAAALFALLTLAMLVRHAMHGGVIDTGPMTLAEQAIYTLIAIGAGAILVAIDMRSPSSVLRYGSMAVGVVSVALIVIRHFVVLNPLFTDESTGRIPVFNLLFLAYLLPAIAAGGLALYVRGKRPKWYSAMLALVAALLAFAYATLSVRRLFKGEFIGLWSGLGQLETYSYSALWLVIGVALLTAGVWLKSQVLRIASAALIAIAVLKVFLFDMSELEGVLRALSFIGLGAVLIGIGLFYQRLLTRAARENG from the coding sequence ATGTTTGAAAGCCTGATCGGCCTTGTCGCCATCATCGCCTTGTTCGTCATCATTTCGCGTCAGCAGAGCCGCATCGGCCTTGTCGAGCGTGAGCTTGGCGCGCTGCGCAGTCTCGTCCTTTCAGGCGCGGTGCCGCCGGCAGCCAAGCCGGCAGAACAGATGGCGGCCGATGGCAAGGCGGAAGCGGCGCCTTTCGCTGCGGCAGCGGCCGATATCGCCTCGCCAACGGTGAGCGAACCGGTCGCGCAGGCGCCGGCTACAGAAACGGAAGCTCCGGCCGGCGAGGCTGTGTCCGGCCCCTGGTCCGCGGTCGAGGCTCCCAAGGCAGCAGAACCTGCCGAGCCGGTTGCGGCCCCCAAGACTCCCGGCAAGCCGGACATCGAAACTGCGCTCGGCACCCGCTGGGCGGTCTGGGTCGGCGGTATCGCGCTGGCGCTGGGTGGCCTGTTCCTGATCCGCTACACCATCGAGGCGGGCATTTTCGGCCCCGGCGTGCGGCTTACCATGGCGGCGGTACTCGGGCTGGTGCTGGTCGCCGGCGGCGAGTTCATTCGCCGCACCGGGTTCAAGGTGCCCGTGCAAGGCGTTGCCGGTGCCTATATTCCGGCGATCCTGACGGCGGCTGGTGCCTTCATCCTGTTCGGCACCGTCTATGCCGCGCATGGAATTTACGGCTTCATCGGCGCGGCGCTTGCCTTCACGTTGCTCGGTGCCATCGGCGTGGCGACGATCGCGGCCGCCCTGGTCCATGGCCAGGCGCTGGCCGGCATCGGTCTGGTTGGCGCCATGGTGACGCCGGTGCTGATCGCCTCGCAGGCGCCCAACCCCTGGGCGCTGTTCGGCTATCTCGCCATCGTGCTCGCCGCCACCGGCGTCATCGCTCGCATGCGCGACTGGAAGGCGCTGATGGCGGCGGCCTTTTTCGGCACCGGCATCTGGACAATCCTCTACATGAGCGACGCGCCGGGCGCGAACCTGTCTGCCATCTTGTTCATCGACGCCGTCACCCTGGCTGCGCTCGCTTTGGTCTGGCTCGGCGGCCATCGCGACGAAACCGCCAGGGTCTTCGACTGGCCGTCCATCGTGCCTGGCCTGTTCGTTGCCTTCTCGGCGCTGGGCCTGTCGGTCGACCCGGCCTTCGCCACGGCCGGCTACGCCTTGCATGGCGCCGCGATCCTGGCCGTAATGGTGGCCGTCGCGCTCTATCGCCCGCTGGCGCTGCCGCTGCTTTATGCCGCCGGACTGGCGACGGTCATGATCTATCTCGGCATCATCCCGCCAGCTTCGATCGCGTCCGACTTTTCGGCCGGTGCTCTCGGTGTCGATGGCTTGCCCGTGGCCACGTCCAATGCCTTGACCTTGCGCATCGGCATCGCACTCGGCCTCGTCTTCATCGGCGCGGGCCTGTGGGGCGCCCGCAAGTTCGCGGCGTCGTCCCGGCCGCGATCCGCCTCTTGGGCGGCATGGGGTGTCGCCGTGCCGCTGGTCATCCTGCTGGCGCTCTGGTTCACCTTCGGCAATCTCGACCGCGACTTTGTCTATGCCGCCGTCGCCGCGCTGCTGGTCATGGTTTTCGCCGCCGGCGGCGAGTGGATCGCGCGCGCCGAAGAGCCGCCGCTCAAGGGCGGGGTGGCCGTGTCGTTTGCCCTCAGCGGTGCGGCGCTCGCCGGCCTTTTGATGCTGCACATGGCTTTCAACTCCGGCTGGACCACCATTCTGCTCGGTGCGGCAGTCATCGTGCCGGCGCTGGCCACGCGCTGGCGCTCTTATCCCGTGCTTGGCTGGATTTCGGTTGGTGCCGTGATCGCCGTGCTTGGCCGTGTCGCCTTCGATCCGACCATCGTCGGCGCCGAGTTCCTGTCGACGACACCGTTGTTCAACTGGCTCCTCCCGGGCTATGGCGTTCCGGCGCTCGCCTTCGGCTTCGCCGCCTGGCAGCTCGCCCGCACCACCAATGGCCGGCCGCGCCTCGTCATGGAAGCGGCGGCGGCGCTGTTTGCGCTGCTGACACTTGCCATGCTGGTGCGCCACGCCATGCATGGCGGCGTCATCGACACTGGTCCGATGACGCTCGCCGAGCAGGCGATCTACACGCTGATCGCCATCGGTGCCGGCGCCATCCTTGTCGCCATCGACATGCGCTCGCCAAGTTCGGTGCTGCGCTATGGTTCGATGGCGGTGGGCGTGGTTTCGGTCGCCTTGATCGTCATCCGGCATTTCGTGGTGCTCAATCCGCTGTTTACGGACGAATCGACCGGCCGAATCCCGGTCTTCAACCTGTTGTTCCTTGCCTATCTCCTGCCGGCCATCGCCGCCGGCGGACTGGCGCTCTATGTCAGAGGCAAGCGGCCAAAATGGTATTCGGCAATGCTGGCACTGGTCGCGGCGCTGCTTGCCTTTGCCTATGCCACTCTGTCGGTCAGGCGCCTGTTCAAGGGCGAGTTCATCGGCCTGTGGAGCGGGCTTGGCCAGTTGGAGACCTACTCCTATTCGGCGCTCTGGCTGGTGATCGGCGTGGCGCTGCTCACCGCCGGCGTCTGGCTGAAGTCGCAGGTGCTGCGCATTGCCTCGGCCGCGTTGATAGCGATCGCCGTGCTGAAGGTCTTCCTCTTCGACATGTCGGAGCTGGAAGGCGTGCTCAGGGCGCTGTCATTCATCGGCCTCGGTGCGGTGCTGATCGGCATCGGGCTGTTCTACCAGCGGCTTTTGACGAGGGCGGCGAGGGAAAACGGATAA
- the recO gene encoding DNA repair protein RecO: MEWRDEGIILGTRKHGETSAILEVMTRAHGRHLGLVRGGRSRKQQPVLQPGNRVDLLWRARLDEHLGTFQAEAIEMNAARLMDSAVAVYGLQTMAAHLRLLPERDAHGGLYEALSVMIIHLDDADAAGELVARFELLILDELGFGLDLSQCAATGTRQDLAYVSPKSGRAVSREAGLPWRDKMLALPAFLQRGSGLRGDPAAIEDAFRLTGFFFTRHVYEPRAIEQPDARAGFLAALRKHHATRKAIAGDNAA; encoded by the coding sequence ATGGAATGGCGCGACGAGGGAATCATTCTCGGCACCCGCAAGCATGGCGAAACCAGCGCCATCCTCGAGGTGATGACCCGCGCGCATGGCCGCCATCTCGGTCTCGTGCGCGGCGGTCGCTCGCGCAAGCAGCAGCCCGTTCTCCAACCCGGCAATCGCGTCGACCTGTTGTGGCGGGCCCGGCTTGACGAGCATCTCGGCACGTTCCAGGCCGAGGCGATCGAAATGAATGCCGCCAGGCTGATGGACAGCGCCGTCGCCGTCTACGGCCTGCAGACCATGGCCGCGCATTTGCGCCTCTTGCCAGAGCGTGACGCCCATGGCGGCCTCTACGAGGCACTTTCCGTGATGATCATCCATCTCGACGATGCCGATGCCGCCGGCGAACTGGTGGCGCGCTTCGAGCTCCTGATCCTCGATGAACTCGGTTTCGGCCTCGATCTCAGCCAATGCGCCGCCACCGGCACGAGGCAGGATCTGGCCTATGTCTCGCCGAAGTCGGGCCGCGCGGTGTCGCGCGAAGCAGGCTTGCCATGGCGCGACAAGATGCTGGCGCTGCCGGCCTTTTTGCAGCGCGGCTCCGGCCTGCGCGGAGATCCGGCCGCGATCGAGGATGCCTTCCGGCTCACCGGTTTCTTCTTTACCCGCCACGTCTACGAGCCGCGTGCCATCGAACAGCCCGATGCTCGCGCCGGCTTCCTCGCCGCCTTGCGCAAGCATCACGCGACGCGCAAGGCCATTGCCGGAGACAATGCCGCATGA
- a CDS encoding porin: MNIKSLLLGSAAAMIAVSGARAADAVVVAEPEPAEYVKICDVYGAGYFYIPGTETCLRIGGYLRYDIGVGDAGTLDGVNNVADHMGDGRHDTYYKNMRFALRTYTGQETELGTLKTFTETRFQFGNKSGDYTGGATDWQAVNKAVTLNFAWIQLGGLRVGKDETTYDSFIGYAGNVIQDTIIPYGIKDTNLISYYFDAGSGFSGVVSLEEGTDASGISDTIDSYVPHVVGGLKYKGDWGAITGVVAYDSNYEEVAGKVRLDVNVTKELTLFVMGGYGTDDNLRDFSKGRGQYKPWGGNWAVWGGGTYKFNDKTAFNVQASADDDKNYALAANVAYTIVPGFTITTEVDWDHYGNYGNPSLYGNWSKANKKDSVGGIVRFQRNF, encoded by the coding sequence ATGAACATCAAGAGCCTCCTTCTCGGCTCAGCCGCGGCAATGATCGCGGTGTCCGGCGCTCGCGCCGCGGACGCTGTCGTCGTCGCCGAACCGGAACCGGCCGAATACGTCAAGATCTGCGACGTCTACGGCGCCGGCTACTTCTACATCCCGGGCACCGAGACCTGCCTGCGCATCGGCGGCTATCTCCGCTATGACATTGGCGTCGGCGATGCCGGCACGCTGGATGGCGTCAACAACGTTGCCGATCACATGGGCGACGGTAGACACGACACCTACTACAAGAACATGCGCTTCGCGCTGAGGACTTACACCGGTCAGGAAACCGAGCTCGGCACGTTGAAGACCTTCACCGAGACCCGCTTCCAGTTCGGCAACAAGTCTGGTGACTATACCGGCGGCGCCACTGACTGGCAGGCTGTCAACAAGGCGGTAACGCTGAACTTCGCCTGGATCCAGCTCGGTGGTCTGCGCGTCGGTAAGGACGAGACGACGTATGACTCGTTCATCGGCTACGCCGGCAATGTCATCCAGGACACCATCATCCCGTATGGTATCAAGGACACAAACCTTATCAGCTACTATTTTGACGCCGGCAGCGGCTTCTCGGGCGTCGTCTCGCTCGAAGAAGGCACCGATGCTTCGGGCATCAGCGATACGATCGACAGCTACGTTCCGCATGTCGTCGGTGGCTTGAAGTACAAGGGTGACTGGGGTGCGATCACCGGTGTTGTTGCCTATGACAGCAACTATGAGGAAGTGGCCGGCAAGGTTCGCTTGGATGTCAACGTCACCAAGGAACTGACCCTTTTCGTCATGGGCGGCTATGGCACTGACGATAATCTCCGCGACTTCTCCAAAGGCCGTGGCCAGTACAAGCCTTGGGGCGGCAATTGGGCCGTCTGGGGCGGCGGCACCTACAAGTTCAACGACAAGACGGCGTTCAACGTCCAGGCATCTGCTGACGACGACAAGAACTACGCCCTGGCTGCGAACGTCGCTTATACCATCGTCCCCGGCTTCACGATCACGACCGAAGTCGACTGGGATCACTACGGCAACTACGGCAACCCGTCCCTCTACGGCAACTGGAGCAAGGCCAACAAGAAGGACAGCGTCGGCGGCATCGTCCGCTTCCAGCGCAACTTCTAA
- a CDS encoding CPBP family intramembrane glutamic endopeptidase, producing the protein MTSLLSLVRRHQLTAFFSLTIGLTWLAFIPFYLSNGDSIPWFTFGPMVSGFVVAAVSGGWSSVKAILNAMVRWRVRPIWYVVAFGLPFATQLASILINPLFGAGAPAWSNIPALSEMLPIIALYAVFSGPLGEEPGWRGFATPRLLASQPALTGSLILGVIWAIWHFPLGLVGDLSLYSTINVVLAGVVFTWLYQNTGSVLLAIIMHVTHQNSVRFLGKVFTGGDYVQQQWIAVAIWAIIAVAIVVYYGAESFARRRMAALAA; encoded by the coding sequence ATGACTTCCCTGTTGAGCCTGGTGCGAAGGCACCAGCTGACCGCCTTCTTTTCCTTGACGATTGGCCTGACCTGGCTGGCCTTCATTCCATTCTATTTGTCGAATGGTGACAGCATTCCCTGGTTCACCTTCGGTCCGATGGTTTCCGGCTTTGTCGTCGCGGCTGTCTCCGGCGGCTGGAGTTCGGTCAAGGCCATCCTCAATGCAATGGTGAGGTGGCGGGTTCGTCCGATATGGTACGTGGTGGCGTTCGGCCTGCCGTTCGCAACGCAGTTGGCCTCCATCCTGATCAATCCGCTGTTTGGCGCCGGGGCACCGGCCTGGAGCAACATCCCGGCTCTCTCCGAGATGCTGCCGATCATCGCGCTCTATGCCGTCTTCAGCGGCCCGCTCGGCGAAGAGCCGGGGTGGCGCGGTTTTGCGACGCCACGTCTGCTTGCCAGTCAGCCGGCACTCACCGGCAGCCTGATTCTCGGCGTGATCTGGGCCATCTGGCATTTTCCGCTCGGCCTTGTCGGCGACCTCAGCTTGTACAGCACCATCAACGTCGTACTGGCGGGCGTCGTGTTCACCTGGCTCTATCAGAACACCGGCAGCGTGCTTCTCGCCATCATCATGCACGTCACGCACCAGAACAGCGTCCGCTTCCTGGGCAAGGTGTTCACCGGCGGTGACTATGTGCAGCAGCAGTGGATCGCCGTGGCGATCTGGGCAATCATCGCGGTCGCCATCGTCGTCTATTACGGAGCGGAGAGCTTCGCCCGGCGGCGGATGGCTGCGCTCGCCGCCTGA
- the era gene encoding GTPase Era — MERGMTDIETAETPATHSGFVALIGAPNAGKSTLVNQLVGAKVSIVTHKVQTTRAIVRGIATHDNAQIVFVDTPGIFKPKRRLDTAMVTTAWGGAKDADIVLLLIDAERGIRGDADAILERLKDVRQPMALILNKVDRVKHETLLALSAAANERVPFKRTFMVSALTGSGCKDLLEYLAQALPAGPWYYPEDQISDLPMRQLAAEITREKLYLRLHQELPYSSHIETEKWEEKPDGSVRIDQTIYVERDSQKKIVLGHKGETIRAIGQAARMEIAGILEQKVHLFLFVKVRENWGDDPERYREMGLEFPH; from the coding sequence ATGGAACGCGGCATGACCGATATTGAAACTGCAGAAACCCCCGCCACGCATTCCGGCTTCGTCGCGCTGATTGGTGCGCCGAACGCCGGCAAGTCGACGCTGGTCAACCAATTGGTCGGCGCCAAGGTGTCGATCGTCACCCATAAGGTGCAGACGACCCGTGCCATCGTGCGCGGCATCGCCACGCATGACAATGCGCAGATCGTCTTCGTCGACACGCCCGGCATCTTCAAGCCCAAGCGGCGCCTCGACACCGCGATGGTGACCACCGCCTGGGGCGGCGCCAAGGATGCCGATATCGTGCTGCTGCTGATCGATGCCGAGCGTGGCATCAGGGGCGACGCCGACGCCATCCTCGAACGGCTGAAGGATGTGCGCCAGCCGATGGCGCTGATCCTCAACAAGGTCGATCGGGTCAAGCACGAGACGCTTCTGGCCCTGTCCGCGGCAGCCAATGAAAGAGTGCCGTTCAAGCGCACCTTCATGGTTTCCGCACTGACCGGTTCCGGCTGCAAGGACCTGCTCGAATATCTGGCGCAGGCGCTGCCGGCCGGCCCCTGGTACTATCCGGAAGACCAGATTTCCGACCTGCCGATGCGCCAACTGGCGGCCGAGATCACCCGCGAAAAACTCTATCTGCGGCTGCATCAGGAACTGCCCTATTCCTCGCATATCGAAACCGAGAAATGGGAAGAGAAGCCGGATGGCTCGGTACGCATCGACCAGACCATCTATGTCGAGCGCGACAGCCAGAAGAAGATCGTGCTCGGCCACAAGGGCGAAACCATCCGCGCCATCGGCCAGGCGGCGCGCATGGAGATCGCGGGCATCCTCGAGCAGAAGGTGCACCTGTTCCTGTTCGTCAAGGTGCGCGAGAACTGGGGCGACGATCCCGAGCGCTATCGCGAGATGGGGCTGGAGTTTCCCCACTAG
- the rnc gene encoding ribonuclease III, whose translation MAAAKRLTADALAEALVERTGHAFADRQRLQRALTHASARGANAGTDYERFEFLGDRVLGLVVADMLLAAFPDAAEGELSLRLNALVNAEALSEIAEHIGLPDLIRAGSDVRGLEGRKRVNLRADALESLIAVLYLDGGLEAARAFIHKYWQPRSQASGAARRDAKTELQEWAHQAASAVPAYQIDSREGPDHDPLFTVSVKVGAFQPATGSGRSKREAEQAAAAALLLREGVWNAA comes from the coding sequence ATGGCAGCGGCGAAGCGGCTGACCGCCGATGCGCTCGCCGAAGCGCTTGTGGAACGCACGGGCCATGCCTTTGCCGACCGCCAGCGCCTGCAGCGTGCGCTCACCCATGCCAGCGCCCGCGGCGCCAATGCCGGCACCGACTACGAGCGTTTTGAATTTCTCGGCGACCGGGTTCTCGGCCTGGTCGTTGCCGACATGTTGCTGGCCGCGTTTCCCGATGCGGCCGAAGGCGAGTTGTCGCTGCGGCTCAATGCGCTGGTCAATGCCGAGGCGCTTTCCGAGATCGCCGAACATATCGGGCTGCCGGACCTGATCCGCGCCGGATCGGATGTGCGCGGGCTCGAGGGGCGCAAGCGCGTCAATCTGCGCGCCGACGCGTTGGAATCGCTGATCGCCGTGCTCTATCTCGACGGCGGGCTGGAGGCGGCGCGCGCCTTCATCCACAAATATTGGCAGCCGCGTTCGCAGGCTTCCGGCGCGGCGCGCCGCGACGCCAAGACCGAATTGCAGGAATGGGCGCATCAGGCGGCGAGTGCCGTTCCGGCCTACCAGATCGACAGCCGCGAGGGGCCGGACCACGATCCGTTGTTCACCGTCAGCGTCAAGGTTGGCGCATTTCAGCCGGCGACCGGCAGCGGCCGTTCCAAACGTGAAGCGGAGCAGGCAGCCGCGGCTGCCCTTCTGCTGCGCGAAGGTGTATGGAACGCGGCATGA
- the lepB gene encoding signal peptidase I, protein MSVAEKSQKKSGGLGETVSVIVQALLLALVIRTLLFQPFSIPSGSMRPTLLEGDYLFVTKWSYGYSRYSLPFGPDLFSGRIWGSEPKRGDVVVFKFPPDPSVDYIKRVVGLPGDKIQMKNGQLFINGVGVPRVKTGQIDNPDITEMPQPIDVYRETLPNGVSYDTLDLNPNSIGDNTREFDVPPGHYFMMGDNRDNSADSRFTVGYVPAENLVGRANLVFFSIAGKASPLEIWKWPSLMRVSRLFHFVN, encoded by the coding sequence ATGAGCGTGGCTGAAAAATCCCAGAAGAAATCCGGCGGGCTTGGCGAAACCGTCAGCGTCATCGTCCAGGCGCTTTTGCTCGCCCTGGTCATCCGCACGCTGTTGTTCCAGCCCTTTTCGATCCCGTCGGGATCGATGCGGCCGACGCTTCTGGAAGGCGACTATCTGTTCGTCACCAAATGGTCCTACGGCTATTCGCGCTATTCGCTGCCTTTCGGACCTGACCTCTTCTCGGGCCGCATCTGGGGCTCCGAGCCCAAGCGCGGCGACGTCGTGGTGTTCAAGTTCCCGCCGGATCCGTCCGTTGACTACATCAAGCGCGTGGTCGGCCTTCCCGGCGACAAGATCCAGATGAAGAACGGCCAGCTCTTCATCAACGGCGTCGGCGTGCCGCGCGTCAAGACCGGCCAGATCGACAATCCCGACATCACCGAAATGCCTCAGCCGATCGACGTCTATCGCGAAACGCTGCCCAACGGCGTCAGCTACGACACGCTCGACCTCAATCCAAATTCGATCGGCGACAACACGCGTGAATTCGACGTGCCGCCAGGCCATTATTTCATGATGGGCGACAACCGGGACAATTCCGCCGACAGCCGGTTCACCGTCGGCTATGTTCCCGCAGAGAACCTGGTTGGCCGCGCCAACCTTGTCTTCTTCTCGATCGCCGGCAAGGCAAGCCCCCTCGAAATCTGGAAATGGCCGTCGCTGATGCGCGTTTCGCGCCTGTTCCATTTCGTCAACTAG
- the acpS gene encoding holo-ACP synthase, protein MIIGIGSDLIDIRRIEKSLERHGRRFVERIYTELEQARSENRRARAASYAKRFAAKEACAKALGTGLAQGVFWRDMGVVNLPSGAPTMALTGGALIRLQNILPPGHRAAIHLTITDDFPLAQAFVIIEALPVEEAPH, encoded by the coding sequence ATGATCATCGGCATCGGCAGCGATCTGATCGACATCAGGCGCATCGAGAAATCGTTGGAGCGTCATGGCCGGCGTTTCGTTGAGAGAATCTACACCGAGCTCGAACAGGCGCGTTCGGAGAACCGCCGTGCCCGCGCCGCTTCCTACGCCAAGCGCTTCGCCGCCAAGGAGGCCTGCGCCAAGGCGCTGGGCACCGGTCTGGCGCAAGGTGTCTTCTGGCGCGACATGGGCGTCGTCAACTTACCCAGCGGCGCGCCGACCATGGCGCTGACCGGCGGTGCGCTGATTAGACTGCAAAATATCCTGCCCCCAGGGCATCGGGCGGCGATCCACCTCACTATCACGGATGATTTTCCGCTTGCTCAAGCCTTTGTGATCATCGAGGCGTTACCCGTCGAAGAAGCGCCACATTGA